A single region of the Gossypium arboreum isolate Shixiya-1 chromosome 12, ASM2569848v2, whole genome shotgun sequence genome encodes:
- the LOC108478963 gene encoding heavy metal-associated isoprenylated plant protein 3-like: MKNGKMRGFMCQSAAVNATCMAVDPRSAVVPRKLTRIRTDNTRLINNYKYSRLVESQRFVGDDKRSIVTPLVRKERNQEQKPMPHSRSVQLVSSDHVFQVVVMRVALHCQGCAGKVKKHLSKMEGVTSFSIELESKRVTVMGHVSPVGVLESISKVKKAEFWPC, encoded by the exons ATGAAGAATGGTAAGATGAGAGGTTTCATGTGCCAATCCGCTGCAGTAAATGCAACGTGCATGGCAGTTGATCCTCGCTCGGCAGTGGTGCCAAGAAAGTTAACCAGAATCCGTACAGATAATACTAGATTGATCAACAATTACAAGTACTCTAGGCTCGTCGAGTCTCAAAGATTTGTTGGAGACGACAAGAGATCCATTGTTACTCCCTTGGTCAGAAAGGAAAGAAATCAAGAACAGAAGCCAATGCCCCACTCTAGATCAGTTCAGCTAGTTTCATCAGATCATGTTTTCCAG GTGGTTGTGATGCGAGTCGCTTTGCATTGTCAAGGTTGTGCTGGTAAAGTGAAGAAGCATTTATCCAAAATGGAAG GGGTGACATCATTCAGTATAGAGCTAGAGAGCAAGAGGGTGACGGTGATGGGGCACGTATCGCCAGTGGGAGTCCTGGAGAGCATTTCAAAGGTGAAAAAGGCTGAGTTTTGGCCTTGTTGA
- the LOC108477108 gene encoding non-specific lipid transfer protein GPI-anchored 11-like, giving the protein MVASNFSLALTLAAIISVWLAADAAHHHHTASAPSPSPSSSSSSVDCSSLILNMADCLSFVSSGSEVSKPEGTCCSGLKTVLKTDAECLCEAYKSSASLGVTLNVTKAMSLPALCKVSAPPTNCAISLTPAGAPGMQPSTSARAPTALSEGANEVAPAPAPGSSGSSLLSVSAGSLVVGLMVVLVSGWR; this is encoded by the exons ATGGTGGCATCAAACTTCTCTCTTGCTTTGACACTTGCTGCCATTATATCTGTCTGGTTGGCCGCTGATGCCGCCCACCACCACCACACGGCGTCGGCtccttccccttccccttcctcttcctcttcctcCGTGGACTGTTCCTCCCTCATCTTGAACATGGCCGACTGTTTGTCCTTCGTATCCAGCGGGAGTGAAGTGTCGAAGCCTGAAGGAACTTGTTGTTCTGGCTTGAAAACTGTGCTGAAAACCGACGCTGAGTGCTTGTGTGAGGCTTATAAGAGCAGTGCTTCTCTGGGTGTTACTCTGAATGTCACCAAGGCCATGAGTTTGCCTGCTCTTTGCAAAGTCTCTGCTCCTCCTACTAACTGCGCAA TATCTCTCACACCTGCTGGTGCACCAG GAATGCAACCATCAACATCGGCCAGGGCGCCCACAGCATTGTCAGAAGGAGCAAATGAAGTAGCCCCTGCGCCAGCTCCTGGTAGTTCAGGCTCCTCATTGCTATCTGTTTCAGCGGGATCACTTGTGGTAGGCCTCATGGTTGTTTTGGTGTCTGGTTGGAGGTGA
- the LOC108477301 gene encoding stearoyl-[acyl-carrier-protein] 9-desaturase, chloroplastic-like codes for MALKFNPITFQSQKLPSFALPPMAGLRSPKFFMASTLRSGSEEVDLKKPFMPPREVHVQVTHSMPPQKIEIFKSLEDWAENNILTYLKPVEKCWQPQDFLPDSASDGFHEQVKELRERAKEIPDDYFVVLVGDMITEEALPTYQTMLNTLDGVRDETGASLTPWAIWTGAWTAEENRHGDLLNKYLYLSGRVDMRQIEKTIRYLIGSGMDPRTENNPYLGFIYASFQERATFISHGNTARLAKEHGDIKLAQICGNIASDEKRHETAYTKIVEKLFEIDPYGTVLAFADMMRKKISMPAHLMYDGQDDNLFDNFSAVAQRLGVYTARDYADILEFLVNKWKVTELTGLSADGRKAQDYVCGLPPRIRRLEERAQGRAKEAPRVPFSWIFDREVQL; via the coding sequence ATGGCTCTGAAATTCAATCCCATCACTTTTCAATCTCAGAAACTCCCTTCATTTGCTCTTCCACCAATGGCCGGCCTTAGGTCTCCCAAGTTTTTCATGGCCTCTACTCTTCGTTCTGGTTCCGAAGAGGTCGATCTCAAGAAGCCTTTCATGCCTCCTAGGGAGGTGCATGTTCAGGTCACGCACTCGATGCCACCTCAGAAGATTGAGATCTTCAAATCTTTGGAGGACTGGGCTGAGAACAACATTCTAACTTACCTCAAACCGGTTGAGAAATGTTGGCAACCCCAAGATTTTCTTCCAGATTCTGCGTCTGATGGATTTCACGAGCAAGTCAAAGAACTTAGGGAAAGGGCAAAGGAGATTCCAGATGATTACTTTGTTGTTTTGGTTGGCGACATGATCACGGAGGAAGCTCTTCCAACTTACCAAACAATGCTTAATACCTTAGATGGAGTTCGTGATGAAACAGGTGCTAGCCTTACTCCTTGGGCAATTTGGACAGGGGCTTGGACTGCTGAAGAAAACAGGCATGGTGATCTACTTAATAAGTATCTCTACTTGTCCGGAAGGGTCGACATGAGGCAAATTGAGAAGACAATCCGGTATTTGATTGGATCAGGAATGGATCCACGTACCGAGAATAATCCTTATCTGGGATTCATCTACGCATCATTCCAAGAAAGGGCAACTTTCATCTCCCATGGGAATACTGCCCGGCTCGCAAAGGAGCATGGTGACATCAAGTTGGCTCAGATATGTGGTAACATTGCCTCTGATGAAAAGCGCCACGAGACTGCATATACTAAAATCGTTGAAAAGCTCTTTGAGATCGATCCCTACGGAACAGTCCTGGCTTTTGCTGACATGATGAGGAAGAAAATCTCCATGCCAGCACACTTGATGTATGATGGCCAAGATGACAATCTTTTTGATAATTTCTCAGCTGTTGCACAGAGACTTGGGGTTTACACTGCCAGAGACTATGCTGATATACTAGAGTTCCTGGTGAACAAATGGAAGGTGACGGAGTTAACTGGACTTTCAGCCGATGGGCGTAAAGCTCAGGATTATGTGTGCGGACTTCCGCCAAGAATTCGAAGGCTGGAAGAGAGAGCTCAAGGAAGGGCCAAGGAAGCACCCAGGGTTCCATTCAGCTGGATATTTGATAGAGAAGTCCAGCTCTAA